From Topomyia yanbarensis strain Yona2022 chromosome 1, ASM3024719v1, whole genome shotgun sequence, one genomic window encodes:
- the LOC131696448 gene encoding uncharacterized protein LOC131696448, with protein MTVISWLRAAPSTWTTFVANRVSKIQLATINCTWSHVAGYQNPADYISRGTTAEFLINSEQWWHGPLWIKFDRIEWPQLAIIPSQASMSEARKTLTTNVTGTAENSFIDTYVSRFSNYQCMLRVTAYCKRILQNSRPKISHRPISHIVTAEELNEAEITFIRLVQQQTFNSEWKALEKQHSISARSRIKWFTPFLSTDRLIRVGGQLARSQQTYDNKHQIILPSSYQLVVLLIRHYHEKHLHAAPQLLLGLLRLRYWITGARNLARKIVNKCTVCFRARPNRIEQFMSELPAARVTAARPFTTTGIDYWGPIYIQPPHQRSAPRKAYVALFVCFCTKAVHLELVADLTTTKFLQAFRLFVSRRGLCADIHSDNGRNFIGAANELRQMIRSKEHRELIAQKCAQNGIRWHFNPPKASHFGGLWEAAIQSAQKHFIRVLGAHTLPYDDMETLLSQIESCLNSRPLVPMSDDPTDFEPLTPGHFLVGSALKAVPNVDYTTIPFSRLRKWQQTQHMFQHIWKRWHREYLATLQPRSKWCNPPVQLARNQLVILRDDNLPPMQWPTARIDSLHPGPDGVVRVVTVQTPTSRYTRPVAKICLLPISSASKLQVSTNEDSDTEN; from the coding sequence ATGACTGTCATCAGTTGGTTAAGGGCCGCGCCTTCTACATGGACCACATTCGTTGCGAACAGAGTTTCCAAAATTCAGCTGGCTACCATAAACTGCACCTGGAGTCACGTTGCAGGATACCAAAACCCAGCAGACTACATTTCACGTGGAACAACTGCCGAGTTCCTAATTAACAGCGAACAATGGTGGCATGGCCCACTATGGATAAAATTCGACAGAATCGAGTGGCCTCAGCTAGCAATTATTCCATCGCAAGCCAGTATGAGCGAGGCACGCAAAACACTCACAACGAACGTAACAGGGACAGCAGAAAATTCATTCATCGACACATACGTTAGCAGATTTTCTAACTACCAGTGCATGTTACGAGTAACCGCCTACTGTAAACGAATTCTACAAAACAGCCGTCCTAAAATTTCACATCGACCAATTTCGCACATCGTCACAGCTGAGGAATTGAATGAAGCAGAAATTACCTTCATCAGATTGGTCCAGCAGCAAACTTTCAACTCGGAATGGAAGGCTCTCGAAAAACAACATTCTATCTCAGCCAGATCTCGAATCAAGTGGTTCACTCCGTTTCTCAGTACAGACCGTCTTATTCGGGTTGGCGGACAATTGGCTCGTTCACAACAAACGTACGACAACAAGCATCAAATCATCCTACCTTCTTCATACCAGCTGGTCGTCTTACTCATTCGACACTATCACGAAAAACACCTTCACGCTGCCCCACAGTTGCTTCTCGGCCTACTTCGACTTCGCTACTGGATCACGGGGGCCAGAAACCTGGCTAGAAAAATTGTCAACAAATGCACAGTTTGCTTCCGAGCTCGTCCAAATCGAATCGAGCAGTTTATGTCGGAACTTCCAGCCGCACGAGTTACTGCAGCAAGGCCCTTCACAACAACTGGCATCGATTACTGGGGACCCATCTACATCCAGCCACCGCATCAACGATCTGCACCACGAAAGGCTTATGTTGCATTATTTGTTTGCTTCTGCACGAAAGCTGTACATCTTGAGTTAGTGGCGGACCTGACCACAACGAAATTTTTGCAAGCTTTTCGACTTTTCGTTTCACGGAGAGGGTTGTGTGCGGATATCCATAGCGACAACGGGCGAAATTTCATCGGAGCTGCGAATGAACTACGTCAAATGATACGAAGCAAGGAGCATCGTGAGCTGATCGCGCAAAAATGTGCACAAAACGGCATTCGCTGGCACTTTAATCCACCCAAAGCATCACATTTCGGGGGCCTGTGGGAGGCCGCTATCCAGtcagcacaaaaacactttATCCGTGTACTTGGAGCCCACACTCTTCCCTACGACGATATGGAAACGTTGCTTTCTCAAATCGAAAGCTGCTTAAACTCCAGACCGCTTGTACCTATGAGCGACGACCCAACGGATTTTGAGCCGCTAACACCCGGGCACTTTCTCGTTGGATCTGCTCTGAAAGCTGTACCTAATGTCGACTACACTACAATCCCGTTCAGCCGGCTGCGAAAGTGGCAGCAAACACAACACATGTTTCAGCACATATGGAAACGTTGGCATCGCGAATATTTAGCCACACTGCAGCCCCGGTCAAAATGGTGCAACCCGCCAGTGCAATTGGCAAGGAATCAACTGGTAATCCTTCGAGATGACAACCTTCCTCCTATGCAGTGGCCAACAGCCAGGATTGACTCGTTGCATCCGGGACCAGACGGAGTAGTTCGAGTCGTGACTGTACAAACACCCACCAGTCGCTACACTCGTCCCGTAGCGAAAATTTGTTTGCTACCAATATCCTCCGCATCCAAACTGCAAGTGTCAACCAACGAAGACAGCGACACAGAAAATTAG
- the LOC131675797 gene encoding uncharacterized protein LOC131675797 — MSNERRIKSLKLRLRSIMTSFNLIKTFVDDYDEENHAPEVPVRLENLIALWTNFNKMQCEIELLDEASIEQQLKQRTDIESHYYRVKGFLLSVNKMPSTPCAPSSSLSNALIPSSTSHVRLPDVKLPMFSGNLESWLNFHDLYLSLVHSSQDLSNIQKFYYLRSSLSGDALKLIQTIPLSANNYPVAWNLLRESAVELHSLVEKFEANVKILQQLGEKTEFWDILLVRMLSTRLDHTTRRDWEEHSSTLDAVSFRDLSAFIQRRVTVLQNMTGKLSELPPPAVIKKQLNQRPLASHRASQFSARKCIICSDQHPLYLCTAFSKLSAEEKEKEVRRHQLCRNCLRMGHMCRDCPSTSTCRKCRGRHHTQLCTNVTPNCPKISEPPSSKSSNEPPTVSVSASEMKPKSYASAGRTSVLLATAAVIVIDDAGTHHVARALLDSGSECCFATESFAQLIKAQRKKISVPIAGIGHSATQARYMFSSTVRSRLSDYSTTADFLVLPKVTVDLPSTSVDISHWKIPSGVHLADPSFCTTNPIDLILGAELFFDLFRVSGRITLGDNLPVLVNSVFGWVVSGRANCCSALTPITANVASVTDLHQLMENFWVIEEGDSSPCYSVEESTCEDYFRRTVIRSPEGRYIVRLPFKKAALAILGDNRRTAVRRFRLLEARLHRDRNLAQQYCSFMNEYHDQGHMQRLAHFEDSTTSLYHLPHHAVIREESMTTKVRVVFDASCKTSSGKSLNDALLVGPIVQDHLRSIIMRSRIHPVMLIADIKQMYRQILVDERDTSVQRIVWRASPDDSLDTFELKTVTYGTASAPYLATRVLQQLADDEQDAFPEAADVLRKDFYVDDLISGRSTVAETIKLRNQLDSLLAKGGFELRKWASNEPTVLEDIPEENRALQQSVDLDRDQCLKTLGLHWEPSTDVLRYKIKIPLPETNASLTKRMALSYIAQLFDSFGLVGPVVTTAKLFMQMLWTLKNRDGTIWSWDEELLVAIQERWYNYHTQLPLLNQLRIERFAMCLNPSTVQLHFFSDASEQAYGACA, encoded by the exons ATGTCAAATGAACGTCGCATCAAATCCTTGAAGCTGCGACTGCGCAGTATCATGACGTCGTTCAACCTCATCAAAACCTTTGTCGACGACTACGACGAAGAGAACCACGCTCCCGAGGTGCCCGTCCGCCTAGAAAACCTCATCGCGCTGTGGACTAACTTCAACAAGATGCAATGTGAAATCGAGTTGCTAGATGAAGCTTCCATAGAACAGCAGCTGAAGCAAAGAACGGACATCGAATCACACTACTATCGAGTGAAAGGATTCTTGCTCTCCGTGAATAAAATGCCATCCACACCGTGCGCACCGTCGTCAAGTTTATCAAACGCTCTGATCCCTTCGTCGACATCGCACGTGCGATTGCCGGACGTTAAACTTCCCATGTTCAGTGGAAACCTAGAAAGCTGGCTCAACTTTCACGATCTATACCTTTCGCTAGTCCACTCGTCTCAAGATCTGTCGAATATTCAGAAATTCTATTACCTCCGATCGTCTCTTTCTGGTGATGCTCTTAAGTTGATCCAGACCATACCACttagtgccaataattatcccgtTGCCTGGAATCTGCTG CGCGAATCGGCGGTCGAGCTGCACTCGTTGGTAGAAAAGTTCGAGGCAAACGTGAAGATTCTACAGCAACTGGGGGAGAAGACGGAGTTTTGGGACATTCTATTGGTTCGCATGCTTAGCACACGCCTCGACCACACAACCAGGAGAGATTGGGAAGAGCACTCGTCCACTCTTGATGCGGTTTCTTTTCGCGATTTGTCTGCTTTTATTCAGAGGAGAGTAACAGTGCTTCAAAATATGACTGGTAAATTGTCTGAGCTCCCACCGCCCGCGGTAATCAAGAAGCAGCTTAACCAACGTCCACTCGCTAGCCATAGGGCTAGTCAGTTCAGCGCCAGGAAGTGCATCATTTGTTCCGATCAGCATCCCTTATATCTATGTACAGCGTTTTCAAAATTGAGTGCCGAAGAAAAGGAGAAAGAAGTTCGTCGGCATCAGCTGTGCCGGAATTGCCTGCGCATGGGTCACATGTGCAGGGATTGTCCATCTACTAGTACCTGCCGTAAGTGTAGAGGCCGACATCATACACAACTATGTACCAACGTTACACCAAATTGCCCGAAGATATCTGAACCTCCGAGTTCGAAATCGTCAAATGAGCCACCTACCGTATCTGTATCAGCCAGCGAGATGAAACCCAAAAGTTACGCTTCTGCTGGACGAACGAGTGTGCTACTAGCCACTGCAGCAGTCATTGTAATTGATGACGCCGGAACACATCACGTGGCCAGAGCTCTGCTTGACTCAGGTAGCGAGTGCTGCTTTGCTACTGAATCGTTTGCTCAACTTATCAAAGCTCAGCGCAAGAAAATTTCCGTTCCGATTGCTGGCATCGGCCATTCTGCAACGCAAGCACGGTACATGTTTTCATCAACAGTGCGATCCAGACTCAGCGATTACTCCACCACTGCCGATTTTCTTGTGCTACCCAAGGTCACCGTTGATCTACCTTCCACGTCAGTAGATATTTCGCATTGGAAAATCCCATCTGGCGTGCACCTAGCTGATCCTTCTTTCTGTACAACAAATCCGATCGATCTTATTCTCGGTGCAGAATTATTCTTCGACTTATTCAGAGTTTCCGGTCGAATTACACTCGGAGACAACCTACCTGTTTTAGTAAATTCTGTCTTTGGTTGGGTAGTGTCGGGTAGGGCCAATTGCTGCTCGGCACTAACTCCAATAACCGCTAACGTTGCTTCAGTCACCGATTTGCACCAGCTCATGGAAAATTTCTGGGTTATCGAAGAAGGAGATTCCTCCCCCTGCTACTCGGTGGAAGAATCCACCTGTGAAGACTACTTCCGACGGACAGTTATTCGCTCACCAGAAGGACGATACATCGTTCGCTTACCATTCAAGAAGGCTGCACTTGCTATCCTAGGCGACAACCGTCGCACCGCTGTTCGTCGCTTCCGACTGCTCGAAGCTCGCTTGCATCGAGATCGCAACCTGGCTCAACAATACTGTAGCTTCATGAATGAATATCATGACCAAGGACACATGCAACGCTTAGCACACTTCGAAGATTCCACCACTTCACTGTATCATCTTCCTCACCACGCAGTCATTCGTGAAGAAAGTATGACGACCAAAGTGCGAGTCGTTTTCGATGCCTCATGTAAAACAAGCAGTGGAAAATCCTTAAACGACGCCCTTTTAGTTGGTCCAATTGTCCAGGACCATTTGAGGTCGATCATCATGCGGTCCCGAATTCATCCCGTAATGCTGATTGCCGATATTAAACAGATGTATCGCCAAATTCTAGTTGATGAACGAGACACCTCTGTACAGCGCATTGTTTGGAGAGCCTCCCCGGACGACTCATTGGACACGTTTGAATTGAAGACCGTCACTTACGGCACCGCATCAGCGCCGTATCTTGCAACTAGGGTGCTGCAACAACTTGCCGATGATGAACAAGACGCGTTTCCTGAAGCAGCAGATGTCTTGCGCAAAGATTTCTACGTAGACGACCTCATTTCTGGCAGAAGCACCGTAGCTGAAACCATCAAATTGCGCAATCAGTTGGACTCACTGTTAGCTAAGGGCGGTTTTGAGCTGCGTAAATGGGCCTCTAATGAACCAACTGTGTTGGAGGATATTCCCGAAGAAAATCGAGCCCTGCAGCAGTCGGTAGACTTGGATCGAGACCAATGTCTTAAAACTCTCGGTCTTCATTGGGAACCTTCTACCGATGTTTTAAGGTACAAGATAAAAATTCCTCTACCCGAAACGAACGCATCACTTACCAAACGTATGGCGCTATCATACATCGCACAACTATTCGACTCGTTCGGTTTAGTAGGACCCGTCGTAACAACTGCTAAACTATTTATGCAGATGTTGTGGACCTTGAAGAATCGCGATGGAACCATCTGGAGTTGGGACGAAGAGCTACTAGTAGCAATCCAAGAACGTTGGTACAATTATCACACACAACTACCACTATTGAATCAGCTCAGGATTGAACGATTTGCTATGTGCCTAAATCCATCAACAGTGCAACTGCATTTCTTTTCGGACGCATCGGAACAAGCATATGGTGCTTGTGCATAG